CCATAGgatttctaaaataaactgtaataatTGTGGAAGAGGAGAAAATTGTATTtcaacatttaaatattatgtaaagaaaATATGCTTAAAAGTATAGTTTATTGAGGGAATAtggcataaaaaaatacaatagattTATACCtttctaagtaaataaatattaattatataaaatattattatacaaacctaacaattataaatttgtttgaTTAAAAGTCAGTTGGCACAGTTTGGCTTAGtccttttaactatttattggTGTACATAATAGTTATACCTAGCATTGCCACGCCAACAACCTTTTTGTCTCCCGTTAGATATTTTGCATCAAAAATTATTCTGAATCATGGTTGTGATAAGCTAGCATCAAGAAAACTATGTCAGGAGTATCTTCAGTTGATTGACAGTAACAAATGTGTACTATGTTTTAAAGTTTATGTGGCAATATTTAGGAGGAAAAAAattcaagatatttttttttttaggatttgAACCCCCTGATAGAGAAGTAAAACAAGAAATTGAGGATCCAGATGGTAtgttaaatatgtttaattaaatggtgttaagtagaaaataaacaatgtttCTGATTTTATAGCATTTCAACTCTATAGTTCTTGTAGCCAATtatataacttaaaagttattttctataaatattataaatattatatagataacaCATACCTATCCACTTTTTCTTTCACGCGCAAACCTTACTGATGGACAACAGTGCCTCCATcccgtaattttaatttttcatttaattttaattttaataataaaacatagccCATGCTACTTCTGGATAAAGTAGCTTTATAATGGcgaatgaattattaaaatgagtTTAGTTTCAAATTGTGTCTatttaaaggattttttttttttagataaaatagaCATAACCAAATAAAGACTTGGATAAGTGATTTTTACAaaaagaggttataataagcTAATGATAATAAATGTCATTTGTTTCAGAACAGAAGAAAGGGCTAAATTTAAGCCTTGACCAAGAACGCAGCGACCCAAAATTTGATGAGGGTTTGTTTTCTTTTCGTCATTTTTTTGCCTTATCAAAATCTTCAAAGTGGTGCCTCTTTTTCCACTAGTGATGGACCAAGTACTCGCTTGTTATTCGGTACTAGCTATGCTCGGAATAACGTTATTTAAATGCCGAGTTATTCGGCGAAGCACAAGTCAGATAGACTGGTACTGGATAATAGACAAAGCGAAACTCGAAGCTGATATAATCAGCTACCAGTGTCCCCTTTATATTGAGGTAGTAATTCAACAGGAACAAGTGTATTTTGTtgaaaagacacttgggacctgtacacgatacgtactaaacttttttttttttttttttaaagtactaaGTACTAAACTTACAACACTTGCAACCTGAATACGCGACGtccttaacttgcataaacggtACTTGAAACGGGAGCAAAGTGACCGTTCGCTCGCAGCCTTGCCTTGCTTTTAAACCTGTTTTTGCTTCTCTAGATGTGAAAACCTGAACCGGTACACGGTTTGAAGACAATTAACCCAGTAAACCTCGGCGAAACATGTACTCGGTACATCTCTAGTGCCAAATTGAGTGGAATTTTTCAAACTGGCGCGAATAGTTGTGCGTAACTGTAGTGGTAACTACTTTATGTTTTGATCTCGCAGGTTAAGCTACTTTCTTACAAATAATGTATACCAACTACCCAATTGTAATCCTATGATTGATCTTAAGCTACTGTTAATTACAAACTGGTCTTTAAAGTGAAAGATGTTTTTCTCCATAATGgatccaaaaataaaattcaggAAGTTTCGTCAGTGAGAGGTGCTAAGCGAGCTCTCGatttaagcgatttaacgttaaATGAAGGGTATGTTTATGGGCTTGTTATAACTGCATTACCCCTAGAAAGTTTGCCTgttaccatcctagactgcatcatcacttactagcaggtgagactgcagtcagggctaacttgtagtggaagagaaaaaacacaaaaaaaaaaattgcgctaTTAAGTTTTACAGCTGTTATAGCCTATTGCACTGGTGTTAATAAAAAGATATAGAGCAGGTCGCTCGAGAACTCTCTTCATCACTTCAACTCATTTGACATCCActgatggacataggtcttttgtagggcgttccaaactccacgattctgggccgcttgcttccagcggctccccgcgactcgtatataataaataacatataataatatctaaatacttTATACCCACTCTTTCAGGTTTATCCCATTCTGATGCGTTCGAGGACGATGATCAACCGTTATCTAGCCTCCAAAATGAATACAAACCGAATGAAGTATGGGAACCATTTAATTGTAAGTATTTCTCAGTttcagaagcggtgatagcccagttttGGGAAGCAGAGTTGAGAAATCAATCACGcgcgtacctctaacttttctcagttatctgcgttttaagcaatcaaaatatcacttgcttcaacgttgaaggaaaacaatgtGGGAAagcctgcatgcttgagagttctccataatgttaggaggccaccaatccgctgggccagcttggtggactacggccttaaccctttcttatTGTAGGAGAAGaaccgtgccctatagtgggtcggtaatagtttgatatgatgacgatgatatctTTAAAATGTTTACAAGTTACTAGTTGCTCGATCTCAGTACACATTGACATGTTCTTTCCACAGATAATGATACCAAAGCCAAGCCAACGCGGAGAAAAAACAGCAAGAAATTCAGTTGCGAAGTATGCCAGAAGAAATTCTCCTACAGCGGCTCTCTAGAAGTACATATGCGAACGCACAGCGCAGACAAAACCTACCTATGTCATAtatgcaacagtagatacaCATTAAACAAGGAGCTAATAAAGCATATAAACGCATCGCATTCGATTAACGGTGAATTTCGCTGTACGTATTGTTCTAAAGGTTTCGAAAAGGCACGTCTTCTGAAAAACCATCTGTCAACACACTTCGGACAGGAAAAGTTTAAGTGTAGCCATTGCAACAAAGAGTTTCAGAGAAAAAAAGGTCTTAAGGAGCACATGAAGATACATACGGGGGAGAAAAATTTTACATGCACAATATGTAACAAGTCATTCAGCCATAATCAAACATTAAAATCCCATATACTCACGCATACGGGTGAAAGGCCGTACGTGTGTGATGTGTGCGGTCGGAGATTCCCTCAACGCACGCATTTGAAGCGGCACATATTCATAATTCACACTGGAGTCAAACCGCACAGTTGTAAAGTGTGTAACAAACGGTTTTCAAGTAAAAGCTACCTTTCAATACACGAAAGGCAACATACAGGTGAGAGACCGTACGCTTGTGAAGTTTGTAAAAAAGATTTCACCGCGTACACAACACTCAAAGTGCATATGCGAGTTCATACAGGTATAAAACCGTATATATGTTCCTTCTGCGATAGACAGTTTGCGCAGATGGCCAGTTTCAAACTCCACGAAAGGACACATACCGGCGAAAGACCGTTCTCTTGCAAAGTGTGCAAGAAAGCGTTCTCCGATAACGGTTACTTGAAAATACACATGCGCGTACACACTGGAGAAAAACCGTTCAACTGCGAGGTGTGCAAACGGTCGTTCAGAGAAACTGGACAGTTGAAACGCCATATGCGCGTGCACACCGGTATAAAACCGTATACGTGTAAAGTTTGCAATAAGCAAATCGGTAATTTATCTAAGCATATGCGCGTTCATTCGGACGAGAGGCCGTTCAACTGCAATATATGCAACAAACAGTTTTCGATTAATGGCAACTTGAAATTGCATATGCGAATACACACAGGTGAAAGACCGTTCAGTTGCGATGTTTGCAATAGTCATTTTACACAGAGCAGCGGGTTGAAAAGGCACAGGTGTGCTCATATTGGGAAAACGGAATGATGTATTTATGAGCGCATTTTTTGCAatctgcaataaataataacaaaagtatGAAAAAGTAACTCTAAGCGACGCGACGACCCAGAGTAATGCAAATAGTTGCGTAAGAACGGTTCGAGAGATGGCCCAGaggcctttttttttcttcaaataaaTCGCAGCAAGCTTCCAAAgtttatacacttttatatttatggGCTCTTTATTCGGTTCTTCTTGGCCTTATACGACTAAATGTGGTTTCAGAACAACGTGTTCTTCAAAATTGAAGATAGATTTGATGTTTTGGTTAtggcatattttttacgacGCCTGCTTTACTGAATTCCTAGGGAATTCAATTCTTGAACTCTGCATTTGCAAAATgtcgtgcaaaaaaaaaattaaatgccaAAACACACATAGAGCCAGTCTGTAAGCCACGAGATTTGTTGTACGCTTGCAgtcataaatttatttcaaacactGTAGAGTCAGTTTAAAATAGACCTTATTCCATCGTTTTAAAGCATAGGTTCGTTCCCAGTTCTGCAGCCAGTGGTCTGCCGTGCAAAATTTTACTTTGAAACATACTCTAAAACATAAGATCCATTATACATAGACGCTTGTGTTTCGGTACTCTACAATCCCTCCACGATGGCGGAGCGTGCAAAGTTCTTACTCTACCCGTTTACGTAGAGTAAACTGTGAAGtgtaaatgttttttgttaaatttaattattatagtcgtaaaaatgtaataggcccgttttgacatttgtgcaagaccatagaatgtaacttggaacgaaactgaaagaaacaaaaaaataaaaatcaagtacatacagtgttttaaaaaatacgtaaatttttttgggaagttaaataatacgaaagaatatatcgcgagtattctttttgcgcttacttcatagtagcatgcaatttataattgttgcgaaacgttccgaaaacagttacgttctcagtcttttttttttttatactagagctgtaaccatttttttactgaatatcgaaattatatattgtgtagttatttttactgcaacgaatgagcttggttctcaaaatgggttctaaataatgagtctgagttgatgtatctgaccaagcggcacatgactgaagcgtccccgcgcgcactgcgcagtttttcgttcctcatcttgtaaagttgactgtgcgctcgtttaagtaaacaatattgatatatattgtttacttttacattaactatggctcttctattttggacattaatttaaacatagtgatttggctcgatttttgtgtttgtttttatatagtactaactctgtttcaacatgttgaaaagtggacgtataatcaacagccagttacgcgtattggttgtgaagttaaaggaatactttgaacgaacgaacactttacaatacataataatatcaatccagtactgatacaaacttgaattgatttatcgtgagtatcgagtacagagtcttatggttccataactagtaacgtcgcgatgacaaatgtcaaaacgggcctattatatttttacgactatagtattACTAAGTCTTACCACGTCACAAGTATTATTAACGTACTTAATTAACTTTACGTTtgtataacagttttttttttaattttgtagaatttatattaagacactaacttacttatttattagacAATAATACACCTTCTGGTTCTCATAGTAATTGAGAAGGCGTacgatttaaataactttgcGAATTGAATTAATGGCCTAGAGtgatatattcatattaaaattaatatatatcacagtcttgttttattttgacGATTTATACTTGTTATTTTGACACACGAAGTACGTctctagtagtagtagagtttacagccatgctcatttctgccgaCAAGCAGTATAGTTACaattttgtgttccggtctgaagggcgtttcCAGTGTCATTACATGTTCGGCGAGGCGTAaacctacgcctaaggttgtTGGACACAGTGCGACTTGTTGCGGaatatgttccttgcatgtcttGCTATGTTTATCTATAGGTGATAGTTTACCATCTCATCATATgctaggtccgtcaattattaatatataataataaatatgctacgacaatacacgcatcgccatctagccccaaagtaagcgtagcttgtgttatgggtactaagatgactgatgaatatttttattaataatatacatatatacaacgaggtggacagatgacatcaggcgagtagctggaagccgctggaggcaagcggcccaggaccgtgtattgtagaactccctacaaaagacctatgtacagctgtggacgtcaattggttgagatgatgatgaaacacccagacactgaaaaacattttccattcgTGGTAACCGAacccttggactgagaaagcagagccgctgcccactgcacaaATCGGccgttattataaaaacaaacatttagaGATACACATTACAAACACGTGCGAATTTAAAGGCGCCAttgtgatgtccaccaatccgtactgggccagcgtggtggattatggCCTTAATCCTTTCTCACTGTGTGAGGAGACATGTTGATGATTCATCACGTCTTTGCACGTACAAAGTTGTTAACCTTTCAAACACTTACTGGAGTCTGATTTACCAAAAAAATTTGGACAGAAGCAGTAATTTGGTAATATGGAAGCCGGTGACGATCGTACTGAAAGTACAATAGAACTAGGCAACATTGTACGTGTTTtaaaagcctaccattaagtttttataactcatactagAGTGCGCAGGGAGTGTAAACTCTGAAGACTGTGATGACTTCAGCCACTTTCCAGCCTTGTCGAACCATTTGTGTCTAGAGGCGTAGTGACTCACCTCTGCAATTTACAGTTGACGATTTAAAACACTGACAATCCTAGAACTAATGTTTTGGAATGAACTAAGGTTGACTGGAATGCGTTAAGTTCgccttttatattaattattctcgTAAGTCAACAtcgcctgaggatgctccggtgtcgtagcgaaacgtgcgtacagagcacattgccgaagatgtttggtgtggagtataaagattgaatgaattataaattacactatttagattctcctgcttttcgcggagtatagcaaattaagcttcattatcatactatatcatggaattttgcaaagtaacgcctgattctatccaacagtaaaataatacaaagtaTTACATGACATGACGATttaatagtataataaaactaattaagaaCCTCTTCCttcataaattctttaaataaaactttcagacTTATCAATTAAAATTGCACAAAGATATTCATATaaggtacataattattatatatctaaacatttttttaagttatacttcgtTTGGCGCATTTTCAATACCagatagtgtttttttttcgaattaaaCGCGCACAGATTAAACACACGTTGAAATTAGTCTTCTCCAATGAGAATTACTTATCtaattcacaattttttttttattacaataaagtttaattttgaaatgaaaatgttaGTTATTATTGACTTTCATTCGTTGTATTTTAtgtagtgtattttaaattaattttgattaacgCCAAAGGAATGTAACTTTTCTGCActaggtacattattttaattcaccGCTTGCCCGTCATCTTCCAGCTCTACTTTCAATGGTATTTTGTGAACTTTTAATTTGTGGACTTTAAGGCTTCGCgctttaacatattttttatcgcACAGATCGCAATCATATTCAACACCACTGTGCTTCTCCTTGATGTGCCGATTCAAGGCGCTTGTTTCGGAATATGTTTTCGGGCAATATCCGCACCGGTGTGTCCTGGCCGTATGACTCTTCATATGTTTCTCCATATCACTTACAGACAGTTTGCACAAATCGCACTTCACTTTCGGCTTGAACTGTTTGTTCGGGTCGTGGAGATTCCTCACGTGTCGCTGCATCTGCGCTTTGCCAGTAAACTTCGCATTGCATATTTCGCATGTGATTTTTTCAATACCCCGGTGGGCTGCGACATGCCGCTTCAAAGAATACTTACACGAGAAATCTTTCTCGCAGATATGGCATATGAAAGGTTTGGCGCCGATGTGCGACCTAGTGTGTGAGGCGAAACTACCCCGGCTATGGTAGACTTCCCCACAGATTTTGCAAGAGTAAATTGTCGGTTTGGAATTGTTTTTTGTATGGTGTCTTTTTGTATGCCTAGCTAAAGCACTCGAGCAGACAAACGCTTTGTCACAAAGTTCACACGTATAAGGACGTTCTCCAGTGTGCATCCTTAGATGCACTCTTAGCGATTTATTCGTAGCGTAAATTTTCGGGCACTGGTCGCATTTGAACAGTCTCAGTTTCTCGTGGACGTTCCGTACGTGGATGTTCAAATTAGTTCTATCGTTGAACGCGTTCCCGCATATGTCGCAAATGAACTTTTTATTTCTACCCAAATGGAAAGCTATGTGTTTTTTCAAAGTAGATTTGTATGggaaatttttattacacatatcgCATGTGTAGACTTTTTCTTTGGTATGGGTGTTTTTGTGAACCATCAGAGTCTTTAGTTGTTTAAAACTTTTGCCGCATATGTTGCACTCGTGCCTTTTGTGTAATAATCTGTGTCTTTTCAACGCGTGTACTCTATCGAAGGTCTTTTTGCAAACGTCACAAGAGAATATTGAATGCTGTTTCTGTAGATGTAATCTCAAAATTCGCAGAGCTTCGAAATTTCCTTTACAAATTCTGCAAATGTAAACTACGCTGTTATCCGTTTTGAGTCTTTTGATGGGGTACTTATATTGTTTTGTCTGCCTTCTTTCGGGACCTGTCAAGGATTAATAcgaagtgtaaatgaaaaccgaaatattacgaAACGGGCTTAAAAGGTACATTAtgttaagtctcagagacactGCCACTGCCACAGTTTTTACTCAAAGAAATCAGATTCAACCCTAACAACACATGcagaattaaaatcaagtgactgcCTTCACTTTATAAGatgcgcgtcgcgtagcgtaggtactatgcacgtgtatttcttttatcttcattagggttgccataagtaaacacttagaatgttttcaattaatttgtattgaaaaataaatatgctactcttaaaaaataataatactaaaactgaCTTCCAAATAAAAAAGATCAGAAtgagaatgtaaaaaaaaaatccaatttaaCTCTAATTTAtacgatttttttgttttttttaactaaaatcaTGTTTTATATCAACCCTAGTTTCTATACTCTCTGATCTTGAGTGtacgggtggaaataatatccgtgATGCTGTGCTTGGCTGAtggacatatatattttatccctTATGAGTTTCCCTTTTCGctttagataaaaaattaattaaatatttatgggACAGATTTTGACCCCAgtcacacacctctaacttttcaaagttatgtgtgtcttaagaattaaatatatcttaattcaatagttaaagaaaacatactcagaaacctgcatgcctaacacatcatttaattgttttatgaatgtatttacaattaattgctggcgTGTCTtacgtgtaaataaataaatgcctgagagttctcactTGAGACATGAGCTCTGTAGCGAGTTGTTTAATGATGATAATCAAACTATAAAAAACCTCATTTATTTATCCAATATCTAAATAATTCTTACCTCGTGATTTGTTTATGGATAGTCGCTCATCTATATCTATGTTATTTTTCCGACACtcgttttgtaatatttttttctcatagTCATCGTTTTGATCACTACCAGGTACTTCTATATTAGCAGCACCAAATTTCATGTATTCCTGATCATGAAAATTGTCGTTGAtatctagaattaaaaaaaaataaaaactatcaaCCATTAAGTTAAACAATCACATACCTACAATAACAAATTGTTTTATACTTACCCTCAACTTTTATAGTGATTTCTGGTTTTATAACCATGCTATCAcctaaaacatatatttttgaataaacttgtttgtaagaaaaataactaaaaaataattctacCACCAATTGTTTTGTGTGTTCAATGAATATAaacgaatattattattttctttattataaagtttgttAAGATCATTCATAATGCCCAAATTTTTATACACACGTAAAGGATAGCGCGACGATAACAAATCGAGGAAACGTTTATATACTAAGCACACAAAATAGGGGGAGTACCAGTAAGGGcttatatgatttaaaaaaaaaaacttttcctgGCGTTCGAAAgtgtgtaaaaaatatttcttcagAATGTTAAGGTTTGCATAGATTGCATTTTtgattataagttttatatttaccacgaaaacgctcgccgggtgtcatggcgTAAGTCGTGTCGTCACGTCTCTGTATATGTTAAAATGTTTACAGTAAATATTAGCTGCTAATGTAATAATTGcgttattttgtataaatacgaAATGCGGTGGTTGGCAGTGTGTGATAAACATTGTTTAtgtattccgacgttatgccacgtttaatatattaaaattaattctagTGCGACCAGGATGAATGTGTAAAATCTACTGATATAaacatgattttaaatatacctatttgaGGTTTTTGAAGACGACTCTGTGGGGGatgaaagagttttttttaaagctattaGAAAATGTATGCAGAGGAAGTGTCAGGCGACAgctattaagtaataaatacctgtgtttgtattttctttttttatttctatttggtGTGCTAGCTCATCtgggaaagaaaaaaaaggtatgtatcactacaaaattaaaatagtctAAAAATTCAATACTATAAAGAAGATTTACGCTATGATCTACTTTCTAACAGCTTACTAAGATTAATCAAATAAGGTAATGAAATACAGATTAGAAATAAGTTGTTATGTAAACCGTCTGTTACTcccattttataaaacaaaattcttcaataataatttcacCTTTAAGGCATTGCTCTaaaacaatctgcctgctgaaatccgtggaagtagttccctttcGATATTTAAGAGTTGTCTGAAGGACTACTTACTACCtttctttgagtgatggaatttgaagtagattctttatatttttcttttaaattgtttgttaaaatctacttatatatattatgtttgttatatatttacatatactatgtatattttatatttataaattacgtatatttaattaaattatatatgtatttgtatctttacattttggtatttatgtatcaacactcttggcattatcccgttctcttgctgtaagtcctatgtacaaaggttgcctgtaagagattgcttgcagcaataaggccgcctttgca
This is a stretch of genomic DNA from Pararge aegeria chromosome 12, ilParAegt1.1, whole genome shotgun sequence. It encodes these proteins:
- the LOC120628212 gene encoding gastrula zinc finger protein XlCGF57.1-like isoform X1, whose translation is MSELFSNSGICRCCHARGTFKSLNQLYIYEGRQEVYANMLQQTYNIEIKPAPATLDGYSICDSCIPRLRDAEQFRHQVVSCEQLFHQYYNIHLHRGFEPPDREVKQEIEDPDEQKKGLNLSLDQERSDPKFDEAGLSHSDAFEDDDQPLSSLQNEYKPNEVWEPFNYNDTKAKPTRRKNSKKFSCEVCQKKFSYSGSLEVHMRTHSADKTYLCHICNSRYTLNKELIKHINASHSINGEFRCTYCSKGFEKARLLKNHLSTHFGQEKFKCSHCNKEFQRKKGLKEHMKIHTGEKNFTCTICNKSFSHNQTLKSHILTHTGERPYVCDVCGRRFPQRTHLKRHIFIIHTGVKPHSCKVCNKRFSSKSYLSIHERQHTGERPYACEVCKKDFTAYTTLKVHMRVHTGIKPYICSFCDRQFAQMASFKLHERTHTGERPFSCKVCKKAFSDNGYLKIHMRVHTGEKPFNCEVCKRSFRETGQLKRHMRVHTGIKPYTCKVCNKQIGNLSKHMRVHSDERPFNCNICNKQFSINGNLKLHMRIHTGERPFSCDVCNSHFTQSSGLKRHRCAHIGKTE
- the LOC120628212 gene encoding gastrula zinc finger protein XlCGF57.1-like isoform X2; the protein is MSELFSNSGICRCCHARGTFKSLNQLYIYEGRQEVYANMLQQTYNIEIKPAPATLDGYSICDSCIPRLRDAEQFRHQVVSCEQLFHQYYNIHLHRGFEPPDREVKQEIEDPDEQKKGLNLSLDQERSDPKFDEGLSHSDAFEDDDQPLSSLQNEYKPNEVWEPFNYNDTKAKPTRRKNSKKFSCEVCQKKFSYSGSLEVHMRTHSADKTYLCHICNSRYTLNKELIKHINASHSINGEFRCTYCSKGFEKARLLKNHLSTHFGQEKFKCSHCNKEFQRKKGLKEHMKIHTGEKNFTCTICNKSFSHNQTLKSHILTHTGERPYVCDVCGRRFPQRTHLKRHIFIIHTGVKPHSCKVCNKRFSSKSYLSIHERQHTGERPYACEVCKKDFTAYTTLKVHMRVHTGIKPYICSFCDRQFAQMASFKLHERTHTGERPFSCKVCKKAFSDNGYLKIHMRVHTGEKPFNCEVCKRSFRETGQLKRHMRVHTGIKPYTCKVCNKQIGNLSKHMRVHSDERPFNCNICNKQFSINGNLKLHMRIHTGERPFSCDVCNSHFTQSSGLKRHRCAHIGKTE
- the LOC120628212 gene encoding gastrula zinc finger protein XlCGF57.1-like isoform X3, coding for MKKGLNLSLDQERSDPKFDEAGLSHSDAFEDDDQPLSSLQNEYKPNEVWEPFNYNDTKAKPTRRKNSKKFSCEVCQKKFSYSGSLEVHMRTHSADKTYLCHICNSRYTLNKELIKHINASHSINGEFRCTYCSKGFEKARLLKNHLSTHFGQEKFKCSHCNKEFQRKKGLKEHMKIHTGEKNFTCTICNKSFSHNQTLKSHILTHTGERPYVCDVCGRRFPQRTHLKRHIFIIHTGVKPHSCKVCNKRFSSKSYLSIHERQHTGERPYACEVCKKDFTAYTTLKVHMRVHTGIKPYICSFCDRQFAQMASFKLHERTHTGERPFSCKVCKKAFSDNGYLKIHMRVHTGEKPFNCEVCKRSFRETGQLKRHMRVHTGIKPYTCKVCNKQIGNLSKHMRVHSDERPFNCNICNKQFSINGNLKLHMRIHTGERPFSCDVCNSHFTQSSGLKRHRCAHIGKTE
- the LOC120628212 gene encoding gastrula zinc finger protein XlCGF57.1-like isoform X4, which encodes MKKGLNLSLDQERSDPKFDEGLSHSDAFEDDDQPLSSLQNEYKPNEVWEPFNYNDTKAKPTRRKNSKKFSCEVCQKKFSYSGSLEVHMRTHSADKTYLCHICNSRYTLNKELIKHINASHSINGEFRCTYCSKGFEKARLLKNHLSTHFGQEKFKCSHCNKEFQRKKGLKEHMKIHTGEKNFTCTICNKSFSHNQTLKSHILTHTGERPYVCDVCGRRFPQRTHLKRHIFIIHTGVKPHSCKVCNKRFSSKSYLSIHERQHTGERPYACEVCKKDFTAYTTLKVHMRVHTGIKPYICSFCDRQFAQMASFKLHERTHTGERPFSCKVCKKAFSDNGYLKIHMRVHTGEKPFNCEVCKRSFRETGQLKRHMRVHTGIKPYTCKVCNKQIGNLSKHMRVHSDERPFNCNICNKQFSINGNLKLHMRIHTGERPFSCDVCNSHFTQSSGLKRHRCAHIGKTE
- the LOC120628278 gene encoding zinc finger protein 816-like isoform X2, giving the protein MSEILNLSALCRCCHTNGTFRNLNLSYSLMGETEVYVDMLHETFGLFLSQPSILEASHSICDICIEKLRNALQFKKQVEHCEMMFTDYCKNELAHQIEIKKENTNTDINDNFHDQEYMKFGAANIEVPGSDQNDDYEKKILQNECRKNNIDIDERLSINKSRGPERRQTKQYKYPIKRLKTDNSVVYICRICKGNFEALRILRLHLQKQHSIFSCDVCKKTFDRVHALKRHRLLHKRHECNICGKSFKQLKTLMVHKNTHTKEKVYTCDMCNKNFPYKSTLKKHIAFHLGRNKKFICDICGNAFNDRTNLNIHVRNVHEKLRLFKCDQCPKIYATNKSLRVHLRMHTGERPYTCELCDKAFVCSSALARHTKRHHTKNNSKPTIYSCKICGEVYHSRGSFASHTRSHIGAKPFICHICEKDFSCKYSLKRHVAAHRGIEKITCEICNAKFTGKAQMQRHVRNLHDPNKQFKPKVKCDLCKLSVSDMEKHMKSHTARTHRCGYCPKTYSETSALNRHIKEKHSGVEYDCDLCDKKYVKARSLKVHKLKVHKIPLKVELEDDGQAVN
- the LOC120628278 gene encoding zinc finger protein 1 homolog isoform X1; translated protein: MSEILNLSALCRCCHTNGTFRNLNLSYSLMGETEVYVDMLHETFGLFLSQPSILEASHSICDICIEKLRNALQFKKQVEHCEMMFTDYCKNELAHQIEIKKENTNTGDSMVIKPEITIKVEDINDNFHDQEYMKFGAANIEVPGSDQNDDYEKKILQNECRKNNIDIDERLSINKSRGPERRQTKQYKYPIKRLKTDNSVVYICRICKGNFEALRILRLHLQKQHSIFSCDVCKKTFDRVHALKRHRLLHKRHECNICGKSFKQLKTLMVHKNTHTKEKVYTCDMCNKNFPYKSTLKKHIAFHLGRNKKFICDICGNAFNDRTNLNIHVRNVHEKLRLFKCDQCPKIYATNKSLRVHLRMHTGERPYTCELCDKAFVCSSALARHTKRHHTKNNSKPTIYSCKICGEVYHSRGSFASHTRSHIGAKPFICHICEKDFSCKYSLKRHVAAHRGIEKITCEICNAKFTGKAQMQRHVRNLHDPNKQFKPKVKCDLCKLSVSDMEKHMKSHTARTHRCGYCPKTYSETSALNRHIKEKHSGVEYDCDLCDKKYVKARSLKVHKLKVHKIPLKVELEDDGQAVN
- the LOC120628278 gene encoding zinc finger protein OZF-like isoform X3, which produces MTPGERFRGDSMVIKPEITIKVEDINDNFHDQEYMKFGAANIEVPGSDQNDDYEKKILQNECRKNNIDIDERLSINKSRGPERRQTKQYKYPIKRLKTDNSVVYICRICKGNFEALRILRLHLQKQHSIFSCDVCKKTFDRVHALKRHRLLHKRHECNICGKSFKQLKTLMVHKNTHTKEKVYTCDMCNKNFPYKSTLKKHIAFHLGRNKKFICDICGNAFNDRTNLNIHVRNVHEKLRLFKCDQCPKIYATNKSLRVHLRMHTGERPYTCELCDKAFVCSSALARHTKRHHTKNNSKPTIYSCKICGEVYHSRGSFASHTRSHIGAKPFICHICEKDFSCKYSLKRHVAAHRGIEKITCEICNAKFTGKAQMQRHVRNLHDPNKQFKPKVKCDLCKLSVSDMEKHMKSHTARTHRCGYCPKTYSETSALNRHIKEKHSGVEYDCDLCDKKYVKARSLKVHKLKVHKIPLKVELEDDGQAVN